One segment of Gadus chalcogrammus isolate NIFS_2021 chromosome 8, NIFS_Gcha_1.0, whole genome shotgun sequence DNA contains the following:
- the LOC130386972 gene encoding uncharacterized protein LOC130386972, whose amino-acid sequence MIYQATKLFWTDCLTSSLCIRFKRKRKREETIHRPPDDVQRSKEASDEASGACLSSDDCRMEPGADQCTEATVPKVLHDDLKHKYSQLSTECVNLRLEIDKLKTENEELKATLMNTQFSFSSIKSKAVQVLFFTGLTSVLFEWLSHKLKDSVEVVRGSMNLKDHLLIVLMKLRLGLCNKDIAFRFNVTESDISNILRSWLPVMSATLKPLIKWPSKHAVLKNMPKCFKPKYKHCRCIIDCTEIFINRPTNLTSRAQTYSNYKSHNTIKYLIGMSPSGAISFLSAGWGGRVSDKQITAESGFYDLLEHNDEILADRGFTIRDELATRGATLRIPHFTKGKKQLSAQEVDISRRLSNVRIHIERIIGRWKNFKILTTIIPLTQVDLLDDIVIVCGALTNLCKCIVPR is encoded by the exons ATGATCTACCAAGCAACTAAACTGTTTTGGACTGACTGTTTGACCTCATCTCTGTGTATCAGATttaagaggaaaagaaaaagggaaGAAACCATCCACAGACCACCAGATGATGTACAGCGGTCCAAAGAAGCTAGTGATGAGGCTTCTGGAGCTTGCCTGTCCTCAGATGACTGCAGAATGGAGCCTGGTGCTGATCAATGCACTG AAGCCACAGTCCCAAAGGTTCTCCATGATGATCTGAAACACAAGTACAGCCAACTTTCTACAGAGTGTGTCAACCTGCGTTTGGAGATCGACAAACTGAAAACTGAGAATGAGGAACTAAAGGCAACACTCATGAATACACAATTTTCCTTTAGCTCTATCAAGAGTAAAGCAGTGCAGGTTCTGTTTTTCACAGGGCTGACCAGTGTCTTATTTGAGTGGTTGAGTCACAAACTTAAAGACAGTGTAGAGGTTGTGCGTGGCTCTATGAACCTGAAGGATCATCTATTGATCGTCCTAATGAAACTTAGACTAGGGCTCTGCAACAAGGATATTGCTTTCAGATTTAATGTCACAGAAAGTGACATTTCAAACATTTTGAGAAGTTGGCTCCCTGTTATGTCTGCGACTTTAAAGCCTCTCATAAAGTGGCCAAGCAAGCATGCAGTATTAAAGAATATGCCAAAATGTTTTAAACCTAAATATAAACATTGCAGGTGCATTATTGACTGTACAGAAATTTTTATCAATAGACCCACAAATTTAACCTCCAGAGCCCAGACGTACTCGAATTATAAAAGCCACAACACTATTAAATATTTGATTGGCATGTCACCTTCAGGAGCCATTTCTTTTCTGTCGGCAGGTTGGGGTGGGCGAGTTTCAGACAAACAAATTACAGCTGAGTCTGGATTTTATGACCTTCTAGAGCATAATGATGAGATACTAGCAGATCGGGGTTTTACCATCAGAGATGAGCTTGCCACACGTGGTGCCACACTTAGGATCCCTCACTTTACCAAAGGTAAAAAGCAGCTCTCTGCTCAAGAAGTGGACATATCAAGGCGTTTGTCTAATGTGAGAATACACATTGAACGAATAATAGGTAGATGGAAAAATTTTAAAATTCTGACAACTATTATTCCACTCACACAGGTTGACCTGTTAGACGATATAGTGATTGTTTGTGGAGCACTAACAAACCTTTGTAAATGTATAGTCCCAAGATAG